The Fundulus heteroclitus isolate FHET01 unplaced genomic scaffold, MU-UCD_Fhet_4.1 scaffold_1003, whole genome shotgun sequence genome has a segment encoding these proteins:
- the LOC118558113 gene encoding myelin-associated glycoprotein-like, with protein MKKDHLNLMAALCESVLAVNMLLSVFFLPGSLAYCGDKKPGLRITAPKKIEALNGSCLQIPCSFNTEDKTFDSSKTIYGIWIKNNLNFGHSPNVIFNSSGSVNTFSLNIIGNLRERNCTTLFPDLNTSFTERYFFRVENGNYRATACADPVNITVKDAPWSPSINIPADLKEHQSVTISCSALTPCPHSPPELTWNLQQDSHRQTEKNTEGTFTTKIQENITLSDTHDGYNISCSATYPVNGGSKTAETEVTLSVSCK; from the exons ATGAAGAAGGACCACCTGAATCTGATGGCAGCTCTGTGTGAGAGCGTGTTGGCAGTCAACATGTTACTGAGTGTCTTCTTTCTTCCAG gtTCTTTGGCTTATTGTGGTGATAAAAAACCAGGCCTCAGAATCACTGCACCAAAGAAGATTGAAGCTCTGAATGGATCTTGTCTGCAAATCCCATGTAGCTTTAATACAGAGGACAAAACATTTGATAGCAGCAAAACTATCTATGGAATCTGGATAAAAAATAACTTGAATTTTGGCCACAGTCCAAACGTTATTTTCAACAGCAGTGGGTCAGTAAACACCTTTTCACTGAATATTATTGGAAACCTGAGAGAGAGAAACTGCACCACTCTGTTTCCTGATTTAAACACAAGTTTTACAGAAAGATACTTCTTCAGAGTTGAGAACGGGAACTACAGAGCAACAGCTTGTGCTGATCCTGTCAACATAACAGTTAAAG ATGCTCCTTGGAGTCCCAGCATTAACATCCCTGCTGATCTGAAGGAGCATCAGTCTGTCACTATCAGCTGCTCAGCTTTGACTCCCTGTCCACACTCACCTCCTGAACTCACCTGGAATCTCCAACAAGACTctcacagacaaacagagaaaaacacagagggaacctTTACAACTAAAATCCAGGAGAACATCACTCTGTCAGACACACATGATGGATACAACATCAGCTGTTCTGCCACATATCCTGTGAATGGAGGAAGcaagacagcagagacagaagtgACTCTCAGTGTTTCATGTAAGTGA